DNA from Prosthecochloris marina:
GGGGATGACTACATAACAACAAACTACAGGACTGATGAGGCAGCCTCTTAAAAAGCCGCAACCATGCGTTTAAAACCTTAAAAATTCACCCTGACACCAGCCATGATGTTATGGCTCGCAATACTGACCTCGACGTCATCGGCAGGACTTACATCCTCTGTCGCAAAGTACCGGTAACCAAGATCGAGCATGACGTTCGGTACCGCAGCGATGCCGACCCCTGCACCGAACTGGTATGCAAACACCGTATCATCATCGCTGTCATCATCTCCATAGTCGAAACTAACGTTTGCAACACCTGCGCCAGCTGTCAGGTATGGCGTAACTATCGAAACCGGCATTTCGATATCCAGATAGCCATTGGCCATGAAAGAAAGAATGGAGACTTCTGCATCCACATTATCGGCAAGCTCGATTCCATTAACCTCATCCCAATCATTGACCTGGTATCCTACAGCACCTTCAATACGGTACATTCCTCCATCGAGGCCCAATGCACCATTGACCGCAAAACCGGCTTTGTACTCAATGGCTTCCTCGGTTGTCACACCCCATTCTTCGATATCGGAATCACTGAGCAGAGCAAGACCTGCCGAAGCACTCACATAAGGGGTTGCCGCTCGAGCAAGCGGTGCCGATGCAAAAAAAACCAGCAGAGCAACACATAGGCTCGTAAACTTTTTCATGGTATTTCTCCGTTTGATTAGCTGTTACAACCGGAACAAATGAACGTGTTCCTATCAACGATGTTACTCAAAAAAGCTCCGAAAATCAAGAGTTTCCGTCATCTTTCAACTGCCTAAGCAAAGGTAATGAGTCACGATAACCCGTTTCGATAAGCTGAGGTACCTGACGGGTATCGACAAGGCTGAACGCCCCCAAATCAAGCTCGATTTTCAGATCCGCTTCCTCTGTTTGCATGGCGGTTGTCGCTTTCAGCGTACTGTAGAAAGCATTAAGCAGCAGGTCGACAATATTATCCGGTTTTCTGAAAATGTGGCTGCCCATGAGATCCACACAAACAAAAGGGCGCCGTCCAAGTTCAAGCAAAGGGGAAAGCGGAACATTTTCCATCAACACTCCGTCAACCAGCATACGTTCACTGATCTCAACCGGTTTGAAAACAGCGGGAATACAGGAACTGGCCATCACCGCTTCTGCAACATCACCTTGCTTCAAAACAATTTTCTCACCGCTACCGATGTCGGTCGCAACAATTGCCAGCGGGACGGAAGCCTCTTCGATTCTTCTTTTCCCCAAAAGCTTCCTGACAATACGACCAAACTTTTTATTGGACAACAAACCGAACTGTGAAAGCGTAAGCCCGCTGAGATCAAGCCAGTCAAGATCGAGAGCGATATTCTCAATCTCACGCCAACCCATACCGAAAGCACGAAGAGAAGCGATAAACGACCCGATGCTTGTACCAGATAACGCATGTACCTCGATAGCAAGCTCGTCAAGTGCACGCAATACCCCGACGTGTGCCGCTCCGAGCACAGCTCCTCCTCCAAGTGCAAGACCGATTGACGCTTTTTTATCCATACCTGTTCACCGCCTTCGTTTCATCTCCCCGCTCTTTCTTTCGCTTGCGGAGCCGGTGCTCAATGTGGGAAAAGTTCATCCGAACAAACGAAACAGTTTTCGCAACCATTTGAATTTCATTTCACTGAAAGGAGGGTAACGCAAAATGTTTTCGGGAAGCGTTCTTTTTACATGAACGCTTCTCGAACGGGAAAAGGTTTCAAAACCTGCTTCCCCATGGTATGCGCCCATCCCGCTCTTTCCAGCTCCTCCAAATGGCAGAGCTGGAATTGCAGCCTGAAACATGAGATCATTGATACATACCCCACCGGAACGGGTATTTTTGAGCATATACTGCTGAAAAGAACGGTCCCCGGAAAAAATATACACGGCTAACGGGTGGTGGAACGAACGCATTACAGCTAACGCTTCATCCGGCTCTGAATAGCCCAACACCGGCAATATGGGGCCGAAAATCTCCTCCTTCATAACCCGCGAAGAAGGAGAAACCGCACGCAGAACCGTTGGAGCACAGTAAAGACGCTCGGGATCAATCAAACCGCCCGTCACCACGACACCATCGGCAAAATATCCAGCAAGCCTTTCAAGATGTTCAGGAGTTATAATCGCAGGATAATCCGTACTGAGCTCCGGCCTCGCTCCATAAAAAGCATCGATTGCACCTTTCATGCAGTCGAGCAATTCTTCTTCCACATCCCGATGCACTAAAACATAATCCGGAGCGATGCAGGTTTGCCCGGCATTGAGAAACTTCGCCCAGACAACTCTTCTCGCCGCCACGGGGACATTGGTGTGCCGATCGACAACACAGGGATTTTTTCCTCCGAGTTCCAGGGTGACCGGGGTAAGATGCTTCGCAGCCCTTTCCATAACCTGTTTACCGACACTGCCTCCTCCGGTAAAAAATATATAGTCAAACGATGTTTCAAGAAGCTTACTGCTTTCCTCGACACCTCCGAGAAATACTTTTATCGCCCTCTCATCAAGATACCGTCCGGGAACTTC
Protein-coding regions in this window:
- a CDS encoding outer membrane protein; its protein translation is MKKFTSLCVALLVFFASAPLARAATPYVSASAGLALLSDSDIEEWGVTTEEAIEYKAGFAVNGALGLDGGMYRIEGAVGYQVNDWDEVNGIELADNVDAEVSILSFMANGYLDIEMPVSIVTPYLTAGAGVANVSFDYGDDDSDDDTVFAYQFGAGVGIAAVPNVMLDLGYRYFATEDVSPADDVEVSIASHNIMAGVRVNF
- a CDS encoding patatin-like phospholipase family protein translates to MDKKASIGLALGGGAVLGAAHVGVLRALDELAIEVHALSGTSIGSFIASLRAFGMGWREIENIALDLDWLDLSGLTLSQFGLLSNKKFGRIVRKLLGKRRIEEASVPLAIVATDIGSGEKIVLKQGDVAEAVMASSCIPAVFKPVEISERMLVDGVLMENVPLSPLLELGRRPFVCVDLMGSHIFRKPDNIVDLLLNAFYSTLKATTAMQTEEADLKIELDLGAFSLVDTRQVPQLIETGYRDSLPLLRQLKDDGNS
- a CDS encoding aldehyde dehydrogenase family protein, whose product is MKNDKERDIARHVSELMHELRECFDSGTTRSYEWRKSQLLGLKCFLDEREKDIYDALQSDFRKPRAEVFFTEIHYLMTEIHVALKHLKSWMRTRKVITPFRYQPGRSYYFHEPYGVVLVMGAWNYPLQLAIAPAINAIAAGNCVLIKPSEQAPAISGLLAEVPGRYLDERAIKVFLGGVEESSKLLETSFDYIFFTGGGSVGKQVMERAAKHLTPVTLELGGKNPCVVDRHTNVPVAARRVVWAKFLNAGQTCIAPDYVLVHRDVEEELLDCMKGAIDAFYGARPELSTDYPAIITPEHLERLAGYFADGVVVTGGLIDPERLYCAPTVLRAVSPSSRVMKEEIFGPILPVLGYSEPDEALAVMRSFHHPLAVYIFSGDRSFQQYMLKNTRSGGVCINDLMFQAAIPALPFGGAGKSGMGAYHGEAGFETFSRSRSVHVKRTLPENILRYPPFSEMKFKWLRKLFRLFG